From Toxorhynchites rutilus septentrionalis strain SRP chromosome 2, ASM2978413v1, whole genome shotgun sequence, a single genomic window includes:
- the LOC129768118 gene encoding ribosomal L1 domain-containing protein CG13096 translates to MKVKADKKAKQANPKLHKIKQSKNDIAKSKEKKSGPTASAAATAHSFAVKKVLAVKKKNNKQGIEDVVQTNIQKVPKKNKFQKQKEVKVLEQPAENKKIVEKSKKTVSEHQLPVHDGKKSEKSKKKNKETKPNDVKHTEEEENDLPKVLASRKIIISALKACKKTIDSGYEKKNLFGDDLKYALQISSVKIPDVPSRNCRIQLPNAIYKKGDDICLIVKDLARGRKQDHEETLLHWQDKLRQLGVDFISQIIPLQQLKQEYRQYEMKNKLANRFDRFLVDARINGHVFNFLGNAFIKRCKNPTSVILDKDEKITKNLNKVLGRITYKQTNTGRITEIQFATHKMPMEAAVENAEALMMSLKSQFPGGWLNIRTINLKPMTDIPVTFPLYVSKVDPNLVPVPKISGPRERFEKANSEKLLQITKNKYQFQAGNLVRVPFEQRKILNINRQDVPKDDEAEKNGEIVGEHSREDESDDDEEMELPRERASDTEQSDLDDDDD, encoded by the exons ATGAAAGTTAAAGCGGACAAAAAGGCGAAGCAGGCCAACCCGAAGCTACACAAGATTAAGCAATCGAAAAATGACATCGCAAAGTCAAAGGAAAAGAAATCGGGTCCGACGGCATCCGCCGCAGCTACTGCGCACTCATTTGCCGTGAAAAAGGTGCTTGCGGTAAAGAAAAAGAATAACAAACAAGGTATTGAGGATGTGGTCCAGACAAACATTCAGAAGGTTCCCAAAAAGAACAAGTTCCAGAAGCAGAAGGAAGTGAAGGTTCTGGAGCAGCctgcagaaaataaaaaaattgtcgaGAAATCAAAAAAGACGGTATCGGAGCACCAACTACCGGTACATGACGGAAAGAAatccgaaaaatcgaaaaagaaaaacaaggaG ACCAAACCAAATGATGTGAAGCACACAGAAGAAGAGGAAAATGACTTGCCGAAAGTTTTAGCTAGCAGGAAAATTATCATATCTGCTTTGAAAGCTTGCAAGAAAACCATTGACAGTGGATACGAGAAGAAGAATTTATTTGGAGATGATTTAAAGTATGCATTGCAGATTTCCTCAGTTAAGATTCCGGATGTTCCAAGCAGAAATTGTAGGAT tcAGCTACCGAACGCAATTTACAAGAAAGGCGATGACATTTGTCTGATAGTGAAAGATTTGGCCCGTGGAAGGAAACAAGACCACGAGGAAACGCTGCTCCACTGGCAGGATAAACTGCGTCAGCTTGGGGTGGATTTTATCTCGCAAATTATTCCGCTACAGCAACTGAAGCAAGAGTATCGACAGTATGAGATGAAGAACAAATTGGCAAACCGCTTTGATCGGTTTTTGGTGGATGCTCGCATCAATGGACACGTTTTTAACTTTCTGGGCAATGCATTCATCAAACGATGCAAAAATCCAACATCGGTCATATTGGATAAGGATGAGAAGATTACGAAAAATCTGAATAAAGTTTTGGGTAGAATCACATACAAGCAGACCAATACCGGCAGAATAACGGAAATTCAGTTCGCCACGCACAAAATGCCAATGGAAGCGGCTGTTGAAAATGCGGAGGCGTTGATGATGTCACTGAAGAGTCAATTTCCCGGTGGATGGCTCAACATCCGGACAatcaatttgaagccaatgaCTGATATCCCGGTGACATTCCCCTTGTATGTGAGCAAAGTTGATCCCAACTTGGTGCCGGTACCGAAGATTTCAGGTCCCCGCGAACGATTTGAGAAGGCGAACAGTGAGAAGTTGCTGCAGATCACCAAGAACAAGTATCAGTTCCAGGCGGGTAATCTCGTACGAGTGCCGTTCGAGCAGCGGAAAATATTGAACATCAATCGGCAGGATGTGCCGAAGGATGATGAGGCGGAGAAGAATGGGGAAATTGTAGGGGAACACTCGCGGGAAGATGAAAGCGATGATGATGAGGAAATGGAGCTTCCTCGGGAGCGTGCAAGCGATACCGAGCAGAGCGATctggacgatgatgacgattaA